Within the Phaseolus vulgaris cultivar G19833 unplaced genomic scaffold, P. vulgaris v2.0 scaffold_29, whole genome shotgun sequence genome, the region ACACCAACACTGTACCAACAACACCTCCTCTGcacatttttttcaaaacaaagaaGACAAGGACAAAATGGGGTTTTAAAAGTTCTGTTGGGTGCACATAAaaaatgatatggtgcagggagaaatTGCCAAAAAACAGATCCGATCCACGGCCGAAAGTCCTTCTCATTACGGTCCAAAGCGACGCACTCAACTCTTGCTCACGTCCCTCACAACAAGAATTAGCTCTCGACAGTCACTAACTTGAACCGGATTGCGCGAAATCCCGTTCTTCAAATCCTAATCGTTATTCTAACCTTGATTGCGAGTGTGATTATTTTCGTCGAATTTGTGGTGCGCTTCTGATTCTCCCTAACCTAAACCCTGGTTTCTCATTGATTTTAAACTCGTTGTCTCCTATTTTCTTGATATTTTTCAATCTAgttatctttgtttttctttatttttaaccaGTGCAGAGATAACACAAACTCAAGAAAGTTGGTCTTTCAGCATTTATATCCTGGTATTCTACTAcataaaacttgtttttcttttgttaattttaaacAGTTGAGCTGTTCCTTAGGTGCATCAACGGTAAAAATGTTGATCGAATCGAGTTCGGTGATTGATTTGATTGACTGATTAGGTTGTATAATTTGGGTAGGTGAGGGTTTGGATATTGTGGTGGTCAGCTTGCAGGATTTTGATTAAGTTGGTATTTGAGTGCCTGACATATAGATGACATGTGTTAGAGATAAGAGGGTTTGCAGTGTGCAGTTCACGTAGTATAGTTCATGCATAGAGACTGCAACATGGATAtgtattgaatttttaaaaagggTTGCAAAACTTAACTGTACTAGTTTCTCCGAAACTGCTTGAATTGTTTGGTTGCTGTATGTAGTTGAAGCAAAGATGAGGATTATGATAAAGGGCGGTGTTTGGAAAAACACCGAAGATGAAATCCTGAAAGCGGCTGTCATGAAATATGGTAAGAACCAGTGGGCTCGAATCTCTTCACTCCTTGTTCGCAAATCTGCCAAGCAATGCAAAGCTCGCTGGTATGAGTGGCTCGATCCCTCCATAAAAAAAGTACCTCTCTTCTCTAACTCCTACTTTGTTATGTTTTATCTCCAAGCGCCAATTTAATTCAAGTTTATGCTCTCTTTTTTTACTTTGTACAAAATTGGTAGTATGTAATAATTGTTGTAATATTTAGCTTAGTGGTATTACTTTTATTCTAAAGCTTTCTTATATGTTGTGAAACCTATGACCTACTAATTTGCCATTGTGTTATTATTAATTGCATTTTTCCATCTACACCATTATAATTTGTACAAGTAACTCTTTGCTAATAAGGAGCGATTTTATAATTTGATGCCTTTTGTGTGTAGACTGAGTGGACTAGAGAAGAGGACGAAAAGCTACTTCATCTTGCCAAGCTTATGCCCACTCAATGGAGAACAATTGCTCCAATTGTGGGCCGCACCCCTTCCCAGTGTCTTGAGCGGTATGAGAAGCTCCTTGATACAGCCTGTGTGAAAGATGAGAACTATGAGCCTGGTGATGATCCTCGGAAATTGCGTCCTGGGGAGATTGATCCAAATCCTGAGTCAAAACCTGCACGACCTGATCCTGTTGATATGGATGAAGATGAAAAGGAGATGCTTTCTGAAGCACGAGCCCGGTTAGCCAACACGAAGGGAAAGAAAGCAAAAAGGAAAGCTAGGGAGAAACAGCTTGAGGAAGCCAGGAGGCTTGCTTCTTtacaaaagaagagagaatTGAAGGCTGCAGGAATTGATATTAGGAAGCGGAAGAGAAAGAGGAAAGGAATAGACTACAATGCGGAAATTCCATTTGAGAAAAGGCCTCCTTCAGGCTTTTTTGATGTTACGGATGAAGATAGACCAGTGGAACAGCCCAAGTTTCCTACTACAATTGAAGAACTTGAAGGTAAAAGGAGGGTTGATATTGAGGCACAATTAAGAAAGCAGGACAtcgcaaaaaataaaattgcagaaaggcAAGATGCCCCATCTGCCATATTGCATGCCAACAAGCTGAATGACCCAGAAACAGTAAGAAAGAGGTCAAAATTGATGCTTCCACCACCCCAGATTTCTGACCAGGAATTGGATGAAATTGCAAAGTTGAGTTATGCTGGTGACCTTATAGGGAGTCAGGAACTTGCTGAAGGTAATAGTGCAACACGGGCACTTCTGGCTAATTACGCGCAGACACCTGGTCACGGAGCGACTCCTCTCCGAACCCCTCAGAGAACACCAGCTGGTAAAGGAGATGCTATTATGATGGAAGCTGAAAATTTGGCCAGGTTGAGGGAGTCTCAAACACCATTGTTAGGAGGAGAGAACCCGGAGTTGCATCCTTCAGATTTTTCGGGTGTCACCCCTAAGATAAAAGACATTCAGACACCAAATCCAATGCTGACACCTTCTGCAACTCCTGGAGGTGCAGGTCTCACTCCTAGAATTGGCGTGACACCATCAAGAGATGGTTCTTTTAGCATGACACCAAAGGGAATTACTCTTAGGGATGAGCTACATATTAATGAGGACAGGAATATGCTTGACAGCTCTAAACTTGAGCTACATAGACAGGCTGATATGAGGAGAAGTTTGCAATATGGTTTAGGAAGCCTTCCACAGCCCAAAAATGAGTACCAAATAGTGATGGAACCAGTTCAAGAAGACACAGAAGAGCCCGAGGAGAAGATTGAAGAGGATATGTCTGATAGAATAGCTagagaaaaaaaggaagaagaggcaagacAACAGGCATTACTTAGAAAACGATCAAAAGTCCTTCAGCGGGAACTTCCTAGGCCTCCTGCTGCATCATTGGAGCTCATAAGAAATTCCTTGATGAGAATTGATGGGGACAAAAGTTCGTTTGTTCCACCAACTTCTATTGAACAAGCTGATGAGATGATTAGAAGGGAGCTTCTAACTTTACTGGAGCATGACAATGCTAAGTATCCCTTTGATGATAAAGTGAATAAGGAGAAAAAGAAAGGAGTCAAACGAGCCGCAAATGGGTCTGCCGTCCCTGTGATTGAAGATTTTCAGGAAGATGAAATGAAAGATGTATGTCTTTTACCTATGTGTCTGTGCTCTTAGTTTCTTTATTTCTCTTCGTGATGACATCTCATTTTTTTCAGTTGAGTTTTAACACTAACAAGTAACTTGACTCCTGTTTTGGAGTCTTTTGATGCAGAACCCGAGACTATAATGACCTTATCCATTTATTACTCTAGattgtttttaaattgtattCCCCTTCCATAACTATCTTCCCAAAATAAACACTACGAAAATCTCTGCACAGACTAGTGAAATAGAAATAATTTGGATCCGTCAATGTTCCATCACTTCtttcatatatattttgatcAATACAtgtcttaatattttattcggAGATTTCCTTATACTCCTATTATCATGAAACTTCTTGTCAATACTGAGTTGGAATTATTTAATAAGGGTGTTGTCTATGAAAATTgaatactatgaaatgtctgtTAATATTTTGAAACTTGCCATTGTGCACTAGTGTTTTACAGATTTACAAATTTGTTTGAATTTATTCCTTGATGTCAGTGGTATGAAGAGAGCTTATGAATTGGATTTCAAATGCTTACACTTTTCTGTTACAATCCTTCCTTTGATTAGTGTATGTGAGCTTTGTGTTTACGTTTCAAGATATTGTCAGCTTCGTGTTTGAATTATATGTAATTGTTCAAGTTCTGTACTTGCTTTTATCAGGAGTGGTTATGTACATAATTATATAGTGTAATACATATTCTGTGTTCATTTTCATTTGCTAATTTGATAAAGCAACTGTTTCTATACTAAGCTGCCATTGGAGACACCCTTTTAAGCCATGCTGAGGATATTTATGATTTGTGTATATCGTAGGCTGATAAGTTGATAAAGGAAGAGGCCCAGTATGTTTGTGCAGCAATGGGACATGAAAATGAACCTCTCGATGAATTTATTGAAGCACACAGAACCTGTCTCAATGATCTCATGTACTTTCCTACTCGTAATGCGTATGGTCTTTCTAGTGTTGCCGGGAACATGGAAAAACTAGCAGCTTTACAGAATGAATTTGAGAATTTAAGAAACAAATTGGATGATGGTAATGAGAAGATGGTACGGTTTGAGAAGAAGGTGTTGGTTCTCACACAAGGCTATGAGGTATGCTATTGATATGATGTATGCAGAATGCTACACTGCTACATTTCTGTCACTTGCCTGTTGCTACTTTTAAACATATGGTCTTTTGCAGATTATGTTGCCTtcgatttatttttaataaactgACGTGACTTAAAAATAGTTGGAAATCAACTCAGTGGAACACTCCCACTCCCATGTTggaatatattataatttggctACTGACACTTTTCAGATGAGGGTAAAGAAAAGCCTCTGGCCGCAAATTGAGGCCACTTTCAAGCAGATGGACATAGCTGCGACTGAATTAGAATGCTTTAAAGCTTTGCAAAAGCAGGAGCAATTAGCAGCATCACATAGGATACACAATCTATGGGCTGAAGTACAGAAGCAAAAGGAACTTGAGAAAACTTTGCAAAATAGGTACGGGAGTCTAATTAAAGAGCTGGAGAAGGTGCAAAATATCATGGATCGATGCAGATTACAAGCACAAGAGATTGAAGCAAACAACCATGCTCTTGAGTCAACTGAGATCACCGAGACCACCCATAAAACTGATGTACAGGGTACAGAGAATCGTGAAGTTGTACCTCACTCGGAGGAGAATGGAAATGCTCTAGCACGTGATGGAACTGCTGACCAGCAAGTAGATATTGTGCAGGACCAGGCTACTTCTAGCCCCAGTTATGACATGGATGTAGATTCTCATAAAATGCAAA harbors:
- the LOC137817294 gene encoding cell division cycle 5-like protein, with protein sequence MRIMIKGGVWKNTEDEILKAAVMKYGKNQWARISSLLVRKSAKQCKARWYEWLDPSIKKTEWTREEDEKLLHLAKLMPTQWRTIAPIVGRTPSQCLERYEKLLDTACVKDENYEPGDDPRKLRPGEIDPNPESKPARPDPVDMDEDEKEMLSEARARLANTKGKKAKRKAREKQLEEARRLASLQKKRELKAAGIDIRKRKRKRKGIDYNAEIPFEKRPPSGFFDVTDEDRPVEQPKFPTTIEELEGKRRVDIEAQLRKQDIAKNKIAERQDAPSAILHANKLNDPETVRKRSKLMLPPPQISDQELDEIAKLSYAGDLIGSQELAEGNSATRALLANYAQTPGHGATPLRTPQRTPAGKGDAIMMEAENLARLRESQTPLLGGENPELHPSDFSGVTPKIKDIQTPNPMLTPSATPGGAGLTPRIGVTPSRDGSFSMTPKGITLRDELHINEDRNMLDSSKLELHRQADMRRSLQYGLGSLPQPKNEYQIVMEPVQEDTEEPEEKIEEDMSDRIAREKKEEEARQQALLRKRSKVLQRELPRPPAASLELIRNSLMRIDGDKSSFVPPTSIEQADEMIRRELLTLLEHDNAKYPFDDKVNKEKKKGVKRAANGSAVPVIEDFQEDEMKDADKLIKEEAQYVCAAMGHENEPLDEFIEAHRTCLNDLMYFPTRNAYGLSSVAGNMEKLAALQNEFENLRNKLDDGNEKMVRFEKKVLVLTQGYEMRVKKSLWPQIEATFKQMDIAATELECFKALQKQEQLAASHRIHNLWAEVQKQKELEKTLQNRYGSLIKELEKVQNIMDRCRLQAQEIEANNHALESTEITETTHKTDVQGTENREVVPHSEENGNALARDGTADQQVDIVQDQATSSPSYDMDVDSHKMQTIHDTDVKFTNASPAAGNVAQKMDGTSTTEGNADNGEAMPEMGGIVETSSLNHGVFADAVNPRDSSLEESNAVGEETN